In the genome of Lentimicrobium sp. L6, the window CAACTACCACAATTAATAATTGAGGTGAAATACCTTGTAAATCAACTATTATAATGTCATTATCATATTTTGAAATTTCTTTAATATAGATTAGTTCACCATTTATACCATAAATTTTTACTATGGCCTGGTCATTATTCTTTAGCTTTAGAATATCTATATTGGCATAGTTATTTGTTGGATTTGGGTAAATACTAAAGGATTCATTTAATTGAAATGATTCAGAAATATTTTGAGGTTGGATAATGGCATCAAAACTCATATTGTCAAGTAAAGCATATGAATCTCCAGGGACTCCTTGATGATTATTTTTTGCAATTGTAAAATATATAGATGCACTATCTGCTTGCCCTTCATTGAAATAATTTATTTGAACTTCTTTTAGCGTGTATTCATTTACTGATTGAACAATGAATTGATAACCATTTCCAATAACTTCACCATTTGAATACATTTCTACATTTATAAACAAGCTATCGTCATTTTCGGGATAAAACTGATAATAAAAGAAGAATTTTTCAGCGTTTGAGTAAACGGGGAAACTGGGGCCATATTCATATTTATTATGGTATGAAGATAAATGAGCAAATTTCATGTTTTGCTCACCTATAGAATTAGATAGTTTTAAGGCTAAGTTTCCTGAGAATGCTTCATTATTTTTTTCTACGATTGGAGTAGGGTCGTTATTGTCCTGATTTGAATACCACTTATTGATTGTAAACTCAGACTCCTCTGTCCAATTTTCAAAATTATTATTGGGAAGTTGTTCCGAAGAATTAATAAACTCTATTTTATCAATTGCGATATTACTTTCAGGATTGGTTTGTCCTGAGAAAACATTTGAACTAACTATACCAAAAAATAATTGTTCTGGTTGCATTTCATTCAAGTAGTTAATTGCAAATTTTACATTTATAAATTCTTCATTTGAGGAACCGTAAACTTGTTGGAAATTATTTGAGATAAGCGATTCATCATTTAATTTCAACATAGAGATTACTAAGGCAGTATCGTTTTCAGCAATATCATATTTAAGCCATATTGATACAGAATCTGGCCTGCTGTTAAAAGGGACACCACCGACTAAACCATTATCTCCAGGAGAGCCTAAAAATATTGCTCCTATATCATCATCGTTAGTTTGAAGTAAAGCAGCTTGAGAATTATTTGGAGATGTTATTTGCGAAACACTCCCTGAATATCCCCAATCATCCAATATTGAAGTAGTGTTTTCTGTCCAGTTTTCAAAACTGAAATTAGGAATATAGTCTAATCCTGTGTAAAATACAATGATGTTACTATAACTTGTTCCATGAATATTACTAGTTTTGATACGACCAGAGTATTTGGTATTTTCATTTAATTGATAAACAATTAGATCTATTATTATATCATCTTCTCCATTAATAGCCTCATAGAAAACGGAGACAGATTGATCGAATAAATTATTTTCACCGTACTCAAAAATGACTTCAGTATCTGAACCATTTGGATTGGTACTCCCAGAAAATTTTACGCTTGAAGAGGTGAGTACTAGAGCTGGTTCGTTTAATTGTGATGTGGCTAGGTTTCCAGTGAAATCATTAAAACATCCATATTTTCCATAATTCCCTGCAGTTAAGCCCAGAAACTTATTTTTGAAACCAATATCGTTTAAGTGAACAGTGTCATTGGCTTGTAAAGAATAATCAAACCAATTATCACCCATGTCTTCTGTTTGAAGAAAGCTTCCATAATTACCTACAGCAAGAAGGACATCGTCATCATATTTAGATATAGCATTTAACATATGGTCTACTTGGTCTTTAACAATAGACCAATTTGCGCCACCATCTGTAGTTTTTATAATGGTCTGAATAGAATCA includes:
- a CDS encoding YCF48-related protein, yielding MKSILYYLFIGLFMVLSSFTYSQNIEAWEFSSAPKMRHINKVAFNESRCFLVGGWESNDAISTIYYSDDTCQNWLLALDNVNAWLHDISFPNANIGYSVGTSGTILKSTDQGGSWEQIELPGNLSGRNYYATHFTNATTGIVLGGNESNDAIRTIIKTNDGGQTWSIISDNLGPMLRDVFFVNETIAYACGDNGTVLKSTDSGDTWSDLSPTGNLQNRRLNSIYFSNENVGIIVGGNPTNDSIQTIIKTTDGGANWSIVKDQVDHMLNAISKYDDDVLLAVGNYGSFLQTEDMGDNWFDYSLQANDTVHLNDIGFKNKFLGLTAGNYGKYGCFNDFTGNLATSQLNEPALVLTSSSVKFSGSTNPNGSDTEVIFEYGENNLFDQSVSVFYEAINGEDDIIIDLIVYQLNENTKYSGRIKTSNIHGTSYSNIIVFYTGLDYIPNFSFENWTENTTSILDDWGYSGSVSQITSPNNSQAALLQTNDDDIGAIFLGSPGDNGLVGGVPFNSRPDSVSIWLKYDIAENDTALVISMLKLNDESLISNNFQQVYGSSNEEFINVKFAINYLNEMQPEQLFFGIVSSNVFSGQTNPESNIAIDKIEFINSSEQLPNNNFENWTEESEFTINKWYSNQDNNDPTPIVEKNNEAFSGNLALKLSNSIGEQNMKFAHLSSYHNKYEYGPSFPVYSNAEKFFFYYQFYPENDDSLFINVEMYSNGEVIGNGYQFIVQSVNEYTLKEVQINYFNEGQADSASIYFTIAKNNHQGVPGDSYALLDNMSFDAIIQPQNISESFQLNESFSIYPNPTNNYANIDILKLKNNDQAIVKIYGINGELIYIKEISKYDNDIIIVDLQGISPQLLIVVVEINNKVYTKKIIKK